In Methylomonas sp. MK1, the following are encoded in one genomic region:
- a CDS encoding MBL fold metallo-hydrolase — MRYTIIPVTAYQQNCTLLVCEQTHKAALVDPGGDLDVLLKEVKKQGVALESILVTHGHLDHVGGVAELAEKLSLPIIGPQIEDNFWIEALAQQCRMFGFPESKSFTPQRWLNDGDTVKVGDAELQVIHCPGHTPGHVVFFSEAQRLALVGDVLFKGSIGRTDFPKGDHQTLIDSIELKLWPLGEDVKFIPGHGPMSTFGVEMRSNPFVGAYR; from the coding sequence ATGCGCTACACCATTATTCCCGTCACCGCCTATCAACAAAACTGCACCTTACTGGTCTGCGAACAAACCCATAAAGCCGCTCTGGTCGATCCGGGCGGCGACCTTGATGTATTGCTGAAGGAAGTCAAAAAACAAGGCGTGGCGTTGGAATCGATACTGGTCACCCACGGCCATCTCGATCATGTTGGCGGTGTTGCGGAGTTGGCCGAAAAACTCTCGTTGCCGATAATCGGCCCGCAAATTGAAGATAACTTCTGGATCGAGGCCTTGGCGCAGCAATGCCGGATGTTCGGTTTTCCGGAATCGAAAAGCTTTACTCCTCAACGTTGGTTGAACGACGGCGATACGGTAAAGGTGGGAGACGCAGAGTTACAAGTGATCCACTGCCCTGGTCATACGCCCGGCCATGTGGTGTTCTTCAGCGAGGCACAGCGCTTGGCGCTGGTTGGGGATGTGTTATTCAAAGGCTCGATCGGTCGCACCGATTTCCCCAAAGGCGACCATCAAACTTTGATCGACTCGATTGAATTAAAACTCTGGCCCTTGGGCGAAGATGTGAAATTCATCCCCGGCCATGGCCCGATGTCTACCTTTGGCGTGGAAATGCGCAGCAATCCGTTTGTTGGAGCCTACCGCTAA
- a CDS encoding Rrf2 family transcriptional regulator, giving the protein MQLTAHTDYALRVLIYLTINTEKLVTITELAEYFGISRNHLVKVVHKLGVKGFVQTVRGKGGGIRLSRPAREISVGNVVREVEGHFQMAECFNPKKQGHCALENGCGLIGLLGGAVEQFLQTLDKAVLSDLVPGPRPGGLDGVPLKQG; this is encoded by the coding sequence ATGCAATTGACTGCACACACCGATTACGCGCTCCGCGTATTGATTTATCTGACAATTAACACCGAGAAATTGGTGACCATTACTGAATTGGCCGAGTATTTCGGCATTTCCAGAAACCACTTGGTCAAGGTGGTACACAAACTGGGCGTAAAAGGCTTTGTGCAAACTGTGCGGGGGAAGGGCGGCGGTATTCGGTTATCGCGGCCGGCGCGGGAGATCAGTGTCGGCAATGTGGTACGGGAAGTGGAGGGACACTTTCAGATGGCCGAATGTTTTAATCCCAAGAAACAGGGGCATTGCGCCTTGGAGAATGGTTGCGGCCTTATAGGATTGTTAGGCGGCGCTGTAGAGCAGTTTTTACAGACTTTGGACAAGGCGGTTCTGAGCGATTTGGTGCCAGGGCCCCGGCCGGGTGGCTTGGATGGCGTACCGCTAAAACAGGGTTGA